GCTCTGAGAATGTCACCTGGCTTTACATAGTCGTATATGCTTCTTTGCTGCGGCGAATCACTAGCCTGTAGTATGTGGAGTATGCCGGTGAAACTACCGTTGTAGGGTACTAGCCTCTCATCAGCAAATATTTTTACAAGCATTAGTTCCTCGCGTGGTGCGCCAATAGCTACACCGTACACAACACTATTCCTCCTAGGTAGCCTAGGCTTACCGGTTACCGGCTTGACACTTATGCGGCGGTTAGCAAAGTCTATCTCGACCTGGCCGAACCTTGCAGCCCTTATAACGCCATCATCGACGTAGACACCGTCACCAGGCAGAAACTCTTCAATAGTGCATAGCGGCTCGCCGGGGAAGACCCTGCGTCCCCTAAGCTCCGCTATTGGTGCCAAAGCAGTCATCCCGGCAACTTACCTCCTCCTAGCCACCATTTGCTCTTACTGATGCGAGTATAATAACCGGTACACGGTGCACCTTCTTGACATGCGTTTAATAGGTAGCACGGATGGGGAAGACGTGATGCTCAACAACCACGATTCTATAACCTAGCTCTTTAAGCCTAGCCTCAAGGAATCCTAATGCACCCTCAACATCCTTGTGTATCGAAACTATAAGCTCGGCGCCAAGCATTGATGCTGTACGTAGAAACTCTACATCAGCCCCCTTACGATGTACCCCGAAGGGTGGATTCTGGAGCACACAGTAACTAGCCCTTCGGAGAGGAA
This DNA window, taken from Hyperthermus butylicus DSM 5456, encodes the following:
- a CDS encoding exosome complex RNA-binding protein Csl4; translation: MTALAPIAELRGRRVFPGEPLCTIEEFLPGDGVYVDDGVIRAARFGQVEIDFANRRISVKPVTGKPRLPRRNSVVYGVAIGAPREELMLVKIFADERLVPYNGSFTGILHILQASDSPQQRSIYDYVKPGDILRATSLSPAPVYVLSIKRPQDGVIMAFCSVCGAPLHRVPGSNKLVCLRCGNEEQRKVSPLYVLTVRRKR
- a CDS encoding METTL5 family protein translates to MVDLGTGTGMIAFASSLILGSYSIGIDIDERQLVETVHSQLYGVLLVDFVQAYARHLPLRRASYCVLQNPPFGVHRKGADVEFLRTASMLGAELIVSIHKDVEGALGFLEARLKELGYRIVVVEHHVFPIRATY